One genomic segment of Gasterosteus aculeatus chromosome 6, fGasAcu3.hap1.1, whole genome shotgun sequence includes these proteins:
- the tacc2 gene encoding uncharacterized protein tacc2 isoform X10, which yields MQFCRRVLCKPCSARVTSPEEDMEYKMGSCIGISRRQVEAPAESLTRRDDRALLTDASTGRQGLLAEPALPDIAVIAGVEESACEPGDELEFPHDLLPSLDFSSEFHIWESSLGRAQSSSGERKCEQGNPLLAGLQPHMDSRPQGVIDARPHDSDPLLPDAQPPPQPAAAPCQVSKSVTPPLSLLVDRELQEAFQQCEEQMASLGMFNPIEPPSTTSETVKVERKTGDGLVNKSYESSPPPPIVIQQGHSNGVHGNKSTHGDSEAANPRTDTVVFSFRNYILGTESSPTAAKKESEIEAKHSLDKCPELKTDKEIKMVEQKETPTQTQLETTKDLFKEEDNYIALSDREERVNSYAAVGEHCTLDCNSVIKEEGTEATTETVDTKKDNCGNESSNCVCVFEKGETDDSVNETSEGSKDAFAETTTGANNYRDQDQEANTDKWMNSCDKHAGLDKKAKKKEKKKQRKKKKVEEKHIETENKAKTQPENDLKDTSLKNAGNHKGSTADIKPGTRADGQNVICGEQPDNGCDSKRQLSPGGSPSPPLSSPHSRLDHLTDSICSPVSNRAFSHNHITDAPCGVNHSSILQRKQHVTECVIDNHNTPGTYVQNAVINASVHPEKRSCPQTREAKVTSDAAILSHENRSPLSNTQTCVGASGVDAALEEASVVVAALPLATPTMPEVIESKREGESERRDSGERAATVAIAERERAVGDKDLGGVEKCSGSADGEKEGLLDSLSPLALICSRGEEGEAASKESRSVKMPHSSTEAEMNGARGTSARSPDAEMPADKGDGAKEAPLLAACSDTPPYGLLTGPDCLDHSAARSGGAGEGGGGGGGGGGEDVGKKARLTKVHSLFSQPEGSASGVSSAGTESPPPTNVAESQLRSQSWSEPIATISGTICTEQDRHEEAILPLLIELRSGDTNGGVRADLGNNLIAEDAPSCEKSSITETERNDGQVVPPLLPPQHLHTSQQILAERALGVLVGQSSRGTSRGNNRVHFADSVKQEGGSSVVVGRMAVSTMDCASLPPLTVHESLRYPVVEASYTFPDFLGVEKSEIATNAAHAADELATRSSADFPKPQKDVRLDEGGKDTGEKIKEDPVGNENLKTNSVDLKSVDMTCSKQRPSATERSQTGDLSQRVERATADADHSIDEEVSAKVTKHSKGDTEKEALNPGLSTEKKINKLHAEFQKSPVICDEGNQHPPSSCSLDPADDVTRQPLSDVSADLPGEQLSTDLVTCSDTETVTMICTASPQTKPRDPNDQPPTHLDQTPPHGRVTTDAMEIESHSCDLTMEESATSEEVTVCDPSIPVIEQCSSNSSLVLQPPGPMLSHLEFITDSDVSLPEHTIICGSDGDATKVEGGADGNKSREMTRTSSAPDLQHGDIGVKEDETCLKPEDGNYTMESVAELDNSAFNNRNIPFTLLGNVFPPQPPSAGNVLAKGLSGNVISQSHTEPGPTCFKPSICVASITDDLFNISCQRSSDLPTKEACDDIKQKDMNKTPGGQTSVVFAEKKEKVEEATMDNQKEAADSGKLQTGKTVKTQQQCYGPDEEAVDTIEVLQVPHEHEVKNTESTGTNINEGETKIAFASQSQTSSLPALKPAGSPREGLGSKVESGIEPHTVHVLSLCQTPTATPERCSHGATAPDVSAALGQSRSTPEPNCFAQQQEQPQWPLGSRHPAEELSGDCLERGEGTNRQGRPIPALVLGGTGVVEGGDSSVWSVDEWTRDGSSGDGEEGAKSTAALDGVYVPSHLAGDVDESGRAAERNASAGIVRVTASSHAEEIRQGVNENKCPALAVAGSDTDTGFASELVCKGQQKGNLSTDRQDQHGEQETSKNTAVSVESASKEPEASLVQTTVLSKFSTDSQGIHPVVFPCENQAGEIHTSMFSTLVVQAGSVEKDFRDANAKSNSGVTEEREIQDTACEPLELQNAAETTATQSSPAVQTPIKGPDVEETTKEDKAALGKEKASRQGEGQIEIEAMTKQEVTDQTGSAKDSSSFGVSKESGNDTSEYEGMSDGKTVEEVSVNPEAGDLPAGKPETNRIQALKEAAKLSQCEQETSRPLPSLESPQLEFLTPTEEPAAPWRQEEIHPPDRAADNTTETPALNILKKPVDLPKPLKKTAELLEPTRSTKAVFLEEAVKVELPKAPQQTVELPEPTQGTRVEVPEEDRVELPKAPQQTVELPEPTQGTTRVEVPEEEERVELLTAAQQIVELPEGTQGTRVEVPEEEEKVELPKAPQQTVELPEPTQGTRVEVPEEKRVELLTAAQQIVELPEPRREPQTSSEKEEQPPELLESTKSPEEIPEPTNNEIEIPEPNKASTEPPEPEKRLSRELPEEPRETPVESQPGETFKVPAVQDPAEERQDSGSSLAEQAGRGDRVPASPPPPAPEHHLSPAVPPHLQDTTEFPTPPPTPPERHTPEAPPTPPASPCIPPAPLPAPASPPLNPASQCEDRCPAAAPCPAPLRSSDSDGAFETPEATTPVKAVSPIDPPTQQLTSDDKVADSELTSADATCGTPTIVFDENKPIAASGQYNIEFPADSTSHTLTRSLSLQGGELDSGGLLDGSSVGGFRPHSESFSVGTESAPGTLRRPKKVHPGSVRKKPLPRQNSNPESPRPASSSSTPEIKKRAKPRTASPLQPQEEAEGGSATPSPGGTLRRTRKSRVETPPPLPEEANSTSQEEGLVVPALPLCQEDTPLVSSPTGNGESPIPPNTSYKWDPDNFEDIDPFNTGGSKVANSPVLGRKGPVCAPIATPPESPPISSVEPGPPAPLQEPITNPEEQPIIPTRQSVRLEFDYSEEGSEASHQASLPPKKVGKKPGGKMPLRKPKLGLKKAPKAQTEQLDNNPPATHNGNEEDIPVPQVSYKLEPDKWDDPNFNPFTSKKGITNSPKQSRPSHAFDTNDFDDSEDPFKSSNKMANSPPKATASFDLSSNDYDNENDNDNIGELENQNQNKPGKKKKTPIKSNTFRVKRSPKKSPLSDPSQDPTPTDETPSLRPKDDHATDEEKLASSTGHKWAALHDMEADLNSDQQDFPQPSDLTSFVNENSLPPQTPVQDYEIEYMEKLGSASPPLSVKKPSLYLKLDSVSDSLTKNTCAHGSEPSSPCTGSFEEMEAQITADMKTPVLSTRSGPQGSAGDKGRKREGESLSRTQSAERDEQQHRDACSPVESGVSKNSLYTRTTTSYIEGESTNLPRELDHSLGIARDEIVTKEKEVLEWQRKYEDSRQEVVEMRRIVAEYEKTIAQMIEDDQKEKSLSHHTIQQLIMEKDQALADLNSVEKSLADLFRRYEKMKDVLEGFRKNEEVLKRCAQEYLSRVRKEEQRYQALKIHAEEKLDKANADIAHVRVKSKQEQACHQASLRKEQMKVESLERTLEQKNKEIEELTKICDELIAKMGRS from the exons GTCGAAGCTCCTGCTGAGAGTTTGACCCGGAGGGACGACCGAGCGCTTCTGACCGACGCCTCGACCGGCCGGCAGGGTCTGCTGGCCGAACCAGCGCTGCCAGACATCGCGGTCATCGCCGGAGTGGAGGAGAGCGCATGTGAGCCCGGAGACGAGCTCGAGTTTCCGCACGACCTGCTGCCCAGTCTCGACTTCAGCAGTGAGTTCCACATCTGGGAGTCCTCGTTGGG CAGAGCTCAGAGCAGCTCAGGCGAGAGGAAATGTGAGCAGGGGAACCCCCTGCTGGCAGGCCTGCAGCCACACATGGACAGCCGACCACAGGGGGTGATCGATGCGAG GCCTCACGACAGCGACCCACTTCTGCCAGATGCTCAGCCGCCACCTCAGCCGGCTGCCGCGCCTTGCCAGGTTTCCAAAAGCGTGACCCCTCCCTTATCGCTGCTCGTAGACCGGGAGCTCCAAGAGGCCTTCCAGCAATGTGAAGAACAAATGGCCTCACTTGGCATGTTTAATCCCATAGAGCCCCCAAGCACCACGTCTGAGACGGTTAAAGTAGAGAGGAAAACTGGAGACGGGTTGGTTAATAAATCCTATGAGTCATCGCCACCTCCTCCTATCGTTATCCAGCAGGGACATAGCAACGGGGTCCATGGAAACAAGAGCACACACGGAGACAGTGAGGCAGCAAACCCTCGGACGGATACAGTTGTGTTTAGTTTCAGGAATTACATATTGGGCACAGAGAGTAGTCCTACGGCCGCAAAGAAAGAGAGTGAAATAGAAGCAAAACACAGCCTGGATAAATGTCCAGAGCTTAAGACGGACAAAGAAATAAAGATGGTGGAGCAGAAGGAAACACCCACGCAGACACAATTAGAAACAACTAAAGATTTATTTAAAGAAGAAGACAATTATATTGCTCTCTCTGACAGAGAGGAGCGTGTCAACTCTTATGCAGCCGTTGGGGAACATTGCACTCTAGATTGTAATTCAGTGATTAAGGAAGAAGGTACGGAGGCAACCACAGAGACTGTAGATACAAAGAAAGATAATTGCGGCAATGAGTCCAGTAATtgcgtttgtgtttttgaaaaaggAGAGACTGATGATTCAGTTAATGAAACATCAGAGGGCAGTAAAGATGCATTCGCAGAGACAACAACGGGAGCAAACAATTACAGGGATCAGGATCAGGAGGCAAACACAGACAAATGGATGAATTCGTGTGACAAACATGCGGGGCTGGAcaaaaaggcaaagaagaaagaaaaaaagaaacaaaggaaaaagaaaaaagtggaaGAGAAGCACATAGAGactgaaaacaaagcaaaaactcagcctgaaaatgatttaaaggaCACATCTCTCAAGAATGCAGGAAATCACAAAGGTTCAACGGCAGATATCAAACCCGGGACACGGGCAGATGGTCAGAATGTGATTTGTGGGGAGCAGCCTGATAATGGGTGTGACTCCAAGCGACAGCTGAGTCCCGGGGGAAGCCCCAGCCCCCCACTATCATCCCCCCACAGCAGGCTGGATCATCTTACTGACTCGATCTGTTCACCTGTGTCCAACCGAGCTTTTTCACATAACCACATAACGGACGCCCCATGTGGCGTTAATCACAGCTCAATCCTGCAGCGGAAGCAACATGTAACCGAATGTGTCATTGACAACCACAATACACCAGGGACGTATGTCCAAAATGCAGTTATCAATGCATCTGTTCATCCTGAAAAGAGATCGTGTCCACAAACCAGGGAGGCTAAAGTTACCTCCGACGCAGCGATACTCTCACATGAGAATCGCAGCCCACTCTCAAACACCCAAACTTGTGTGGGAGCGAGCGGCGTGGACGCTGCCCTTGAAGAGGCTTCAGTAGTGGTTGCTGCGTTGCCACTGGCAACACCCACGATGCCAGAAGTGATAGAAAGCAAGCGAGAGGGAGAAAGCGAGAGGCGTGATTCAGGCGAGAGAGCGGCTACTGTAGCAATcgcggagagggagagagcggtaGGAGACAAAGATCTGGGAGGAGTAGAGAAGTGCTCTGGCTCCGCCgacggagagaaagaaggacTCCTGGACAGCCTTTCTCCGCTCGCGTTAATCTGTTCACGGGGCGAAGAGGGCGAGGCTGCATCTAAGGAGAGCCGCAGCGTCAAAATGCCACACAGCTCGACAGAGGCTGAAATGAACGGAGCGAGAGGGACGAGCGCTCGCAGTCCAGACGCGGAGATGCCAGCAGATAAGGGAGACGGAGCAAAGGAGGCTCCCCTGTTAGCAGCCTGTAGCGATACTCCTCCCTACGGGCTACTCACTGGTCCTGATTGTCTGGATCACAGTGCTGCGCGATCGGGGGgagcaggggagggaggaggaggaggaggaggaggaggaggagaggatgtggGAAAGAAAGCCAGGCTGACCAAAGTGCACAGTTTATTCAGCCAGCCAGAAGGCTCTGCTAGCGGGGTGTCATCAGCTGGGACCGAGTCGCCTCCGCCCACCAATGTTGCAGAGTCACAGCTGAGGTCACAAAGCTGGAGTGAGCCGATTGCTACCATATCTGGGACCATCTGCACTGAACAGGATCGTCATGAAGAAGCAATCTTACCTCTCCTCATCGAACTGAGGTCCGGCGATACTAACGGAGGGGTAAGGGCTGATCTCGGAAATAATTTGATTGCAGAGGATGCCCCGTCTTGTGAGAAGTCATCcatcacagagacagagagaaacgaCGGCCAAGTCGTCCCGCCTTTACTCCCACCTCAGCACCTGCATACTTCTCAACAAATCCTAGCCGAGCGAGCACTGGGTGTGCTCGTAGGGCAGAGCAGTAGAGGCACCAGTAGAGGCAACAACAGGGTTCACTTCGCAGACTCAGTGAAACAAGAAGGCGGTTCCTCTGTGGTTGTAGGGCGCATGGCGGTGTCGACTATGGACTGCGCCTCTTTGCCTCCGCTGACCGTACATGAGAGCTTGCGCTATCCCGTCGTCGAGGCCAGCTACACCTTCCCGGACTTCCTTGGGGTGGAGAAGTCAGAAATCGCCACAAATGCAGCGCACGCCGCGGATGAACTAGCAACACGGAGCTCGGCCGACTTTCCAAAGCCACAGAAAGATGTCCGTCTGGATGAAGGAGGTAAAGATACCGGGGAGAAGATTAAAGAGGATCCAGTAGGTAACGAAAACTTGAAGACAAACTCTGTGGATTTAAAATCAGTGGACATGACCTGCTCAAAACAGCGTCCAAGTGCTACCGAGAGGAGTCAGACTGGGGACCTTTCACAAAGAGTAGAAAGAGCCACCGCTGATGCTGATCATTCAATAGATGAAGAGGTGTCAGCAAAGGTGACCAAGCACTCAAAGGGGGACACAGAGAAGGAAGCCTTAAATCCGGGTTTGTCGACTgagaaaaagataaataagTTACATGCTGAGTTTCAGAAATCACCTGTAATCTGCGATGAAGGTAACCAACACCCTCCATCTTCATGTTCTTTGGATCCAGCTGACGATGTTACCCGCCAGCCTTTAAGCGATGTCTCTGCTGACCTACCTGGTGAGCAGCTCTCTACTGACCTTGTGACCTGTTCAGATACTGAAACTGTGACCATGATCTGCACAGCCTCTCCCCAAACAAAGCCTAGGGACCCAAACGATCAGCCTCCCACCCATTTGGATCAAACACCTCCTCATGGACGGGTTACCACAGATGCCATGGAGATCGAAAGTCACTCTTGTGATCTGACGATGGAGGAATCAGCGACTTCAGAGGAAGTGACAGTCTGTGATCCGTCAATTCCTGTTATAGAGCAATGTTCCAGTAACTCTTCTTTAGTGCTGCAGCCTCCTGGCCCAATGTTGAGTCACTTGGAGTTCATCACTGACAGTGATGTCTCACTTCCTGAGCACACGATAATCTGCGGCAGTGATGGTGACGCCACCAAAGTCGAGGGAGGAGCTGATGGCAACAAGAGCAGGGAGATGACACGCACGTCTTCGGCACCGGATCTGCAGCACGGCGATATCGGCGTTAAAGAAGATGAGACGTGTTTAAAACCGGAGGACGGAAATTATACTATGGAATCTGTCGCTGAACTTGACAATTCTGCATTCAACAATCGGAATATTCCATTTACActactgggaaatgtgtttcCTCCTCAGCCACCAAGTGCAGGCAATGTATTGGCAAAAGGTTTGTCTGGTAATGTAATTTCTCAATCTCACACTGAGCCAGGCCCTACTTGCTTCAAACCCAGTATTTGTGTAGCCTCCATTACGGATGATCTCTTTAACATCAGCTGCCAACGCAGTTCTGACCTGCCTACCAAAGAGGCTTGTGATGACATTAAACAAAAAGATATGAATAAGACACCGGGAGGTCAGACCTCTGTGGTGTTtgcagagaaaaaggaaaaagttgaAGAGGCGACAATGGATAATCAAAAGGAAGCAGCAGACAGCGGCAAGCTGCAGACAGGAAAGACCgtcaaaacacaacagcagtgtTACGGGCCAGATGAAGAGGCTGTAGATACAATTGAAGTCCTGCAGGTACCACATGAACATGAAGTCAAAAATACTGAATCAACAGGAACGAATATTAATGAAGGAGAAACAAAAATTGCCTTTGCATCTCAAAGCCAGACTTCTTCATTACCTGCCCTGAAACCTGCCGGGTCCCCTAGAGAAGGTCTAGGCTCTAAGGTAGAGTCTGGTATCGAACCTCACACCGTTCATGTCCTGAGTTTGTGCCAAACTCCGACAGCAACGCCGGAACGCTGCTCTCACGGGGCCACGGCACCAGACGTGAGTGCAGCTCTTGGCCAATCACGGTCCACGCCAGAGCCAAACTGTTTTGCTCAGCAACAGGAGCAGCCGCAGTGGCCTCTGGGATCCAGACATCCCGCGGAGGAATTATCAGGGGACTGTCTAGAGCGGGGAGAAGGGACTAACCGTCAGGGCAGGCCGATCCCAGCACTGGTTTTAGGGGGGACAGGGGTGGTAGAGGGAGGAGACAGCTCAGTTTGGAGTGTGGATGAGTGGACACGCGACGGCAGCAGTGGtgatggagaagaaggagcCAAATCTACAGCAGCTCTCGACGGGGTTTATGTGCCGTCTCACCTCGCCGGCGATGTTGATGAGAGTGGAAGGGCGGCTGAGAGAAATGCCTCGGCCGGCATAGTGAGAGTCACGGCCTCCTCTCATGCAGAAGAGATAAGACAGGGGGTGAACGAGAATAAATGCCCAGCGTTAGCGGTGGCTGGGTCAGATACAGACACTGGGTTTGCGAGTGAGCTGGTTTGTAAAGGTCAGCAAAAAGGCAATCTATCAACAGACCGTCAAGACCAACACGGAGAACAAGAGACCTCCAAGAACACTGCAGTATCTGTTGAGTCAGCATCAAAGGAACCCGAGGCATCGCTTGTACAAACAACTGTTTTATCAAAGTTCAGCACAGACAGTCAAGGCATTCATCCAGTGGTTTTTCCTTGTGAAAACCAGGCAGGAGAAATCCACACAAGCATGTTCAGTACTCTGGTTGTGCAAGCAGGATCCGTGGAAAAGGATTTCAGGGATGCAAATGCGAAAAGCAACAGTGGTGTAACGGAGGAGCGTGAAATTCAGGACACAGCGTGCGAGCCTCTCGAGCTACAAAACGCTGCTGAAACTACAGCCACACAAAGCAGCCCAGCAGTACAAACACCCATAAAAGGCCCCGATGTAGAGGAGACCACAAAGGAAGATAAAGCAGCCTTGGGCAAAGAGAAAGCTAGCAGGCAGGGTGAGGGACAAATTGAGATTGAGGCAATGACAAAGCAGGAGGTCACAGATCAAACTGGGAGTGCTAAAGACAGTAGCTCATTTGGTGTTTCTAAGGAATCAGGAAATGACACCTCCGAGTACGAAGGAATGTCCGATGGAAAAACTGTTGAAGAAGTGTCTGTGAACCCAGAGGCTGGCGACCTGCCAGCCGGGAAGCCAGAAACAAACCGGATTCAAGCATTAAAAGAGGCCGCAAAGCTTTCTCAGTGTGAACAAGAGACATCGAG ACCCCTCCCATCTCTGGAGTCTCCTCAATTAGAGTTTCTCACTCCGACTGAAGAACCAGCAGCCCCTTGGAGACAAGAGGAGATCCATCCACCAGATCGAGCAGCGGACAatacaacagagacaccagcTCTGAATATTTTGAAGAAGCCAGTGGATCTTCCTAAACCTTTAAAGAAGACCGCAGAGCTCCTAGAACCAACTCGGAGCACAAAGGCAGTGTTCCTAGAAGAAGCGGTGAAGGTAGAGCTCCCGAAAGCACCACAGCAGACAGTAGAGCTCCCAGAACCAACACAGGGCACCAGAGTAGAGGTCCCAGAGGAGGATAGAGTAGAGCTCCCGAAAGCACCACAGCAGACAGTAGAGCTCCCAGAACCAACCCAGGGCACCACCAGAGTAGAggtcccagaggaggaggagagagtagAGCTCCTGACAGCTGCCCAGCAGATAGTAGAGCTCCCAGAAGGAACACAGGGCACCAGGGTAGAggtcccagaggaggaggagaaagtagAGCTCCCGAAAGCACCACAGCAGACAGTAGAGCTCCCAGAACCAACACAGGGCACCAGAGTAGAGGTCCCAGAGGAGAAGAGAGTAGAGCTTCTGACAGCTGCCCAGCAGATAGTAGAGCTCCCAGAACCAAGAAGGGAGCCACAAACTTCctcagaaaaagaagaacagcCACCTGAGCTCCTTGAATCAACAAAAAGCCCGGAAGAGATACCAGAACCTACAAATAATGAAATAGAGATCCCGGAACCAAACAAGGCGTCAACAGAGCCCCCTGAACCAGAGAAGAGGCTGAGCAGGGAGCTGCCGGAGGAGCCCAGAGAAACACCTGTTGAGAGCCAACCTGGGGAGACATTTAAAGTTCCAGCAGTCCAGGACCCTGCTGAGGAGCGACAGGACAGCGG GTCCTCCCTCGCTGAGCAGGCAGGGAGAGGCGACCGAGTCCCGgcctctcccccaccccctgccCCCGAACACCACCTCTCGCCCGCCGTCCCACCTCACCTCCAAGACACCACAGAATTTCCCACGCCTCCTCCGACTCCCCCGGAGAGGCACACTCCTGAAGCTCCGCCAACCCCACCTGCATCTCCCTGcatccctcctgctcctctcccagcccccgcctcccctcctttAAACCCTGCCTCCCAGTGTGAGGACCgctgccctgctgctgcaccCTGCCCGGCTCCTTTGAG GAGTTCAGACTCTGATGGAGCGTTTGAGACCCCTGAAGCCACAACCCCAGTGAAGGCTGTTTCTCCCATAGATCCCCCAACCCAGCAACTAACGTCCGATGACAAAG TAGCAGACTCTGAATTGACCTCGGCCGATGCCACATGTGGTACCCCTACCATAGTTTTTGATGAGAACAAGCCCATCGCAGCCAGCGGCCAATACAACATTGAGTTTCCAGCCGATTCGACAAGTCACACTCTGACCCGCTCACTCAGCCTCCAGGGAGGAGAACTAGACAGCGGCGGCCTGTTGGACGGATCCTCCGTGGGAGGCTTCCGTCCACATTCTGAATCCTTCAGCGTCGGCACTGAGAGTGCCCCGGGGACCCTCCGCAGGCCCAAGAAGGTCCACCCTGGGTCTGTGAGGAAGAAGCCTCTTCCGAGACAGAACTCCAACCCAGAGAGTCCGAGGCcagcctcctccagcagcaccccGGAGATCAAGAAGCGCGCGAAGCCTCGAACGGCCAGCCCTCTCCAACCtcaggaggaagcagagggggGATCTGCCACCCCCAGCCCCGGAGGAACCCTCCGCAGGACCAGGAAGAGCCGGGTGGAgactcctcctcccctgccGGAGGAGGCCAACAGCACTAGCCAAGAGGAGGGCCTGGTCGTCCCTGCCTTACCCTTGTGCCAGGAGGACACCCCTCTCGTGAGTAGTCCGACGGGCAACGGCGAATCCCCCATCCCCCCTAATACCTCCTACAAATGGGATCCAGATAATTTTGAGGACATCGATCCTTTCAATACCGGAGGTAGTAAAGTTGCCAATTCCCCCGTTCTTGGCCGTAAAGGCCCCGTGTGTGCCCCCATCGCTACCCCTCCCGAGAGTCCCCCCATCTCCTCTGTAGAGCCGGGTCCCCCAGCTCCTCTTCAAGAGCCAATCACTAACCCAGAAGAGCAACCCATCATCCCCACGCGTCAGTCAGTGAGGCTGGAGTTTGACTACTCTGAGGAGGGCAGTGAGGCGTCGCACCAGGCCTCTCTCCCACCCAAGAAAGTGGGCAAGAAGCCCGGAGGGAAGATGCCTCTGAGGAAACCAAAGCTGGGGCTGAAGAAGGCCCCCAAAGCGCAGACAGAGCAGCTGGACAACAATCCTCCAGCAACCCACAATGGCAACGAGGAGGACATTCCTGTGCCCCAAGTGTCTTACAAGTTGGAACCCGACAAGTGGGATGATCCCAACTTCAACCCATTTACCTCTAAGAAAGGAATCACCAACTCCCCCAAACAGTCTCGGCCCTCACATGCCTTTGACACCAATGACTTTGACGACTCAGAAGACCCTTTCAAATCCTCCAATAAGATGGCCAACTCACCCCCGAAGGCTACTGCCTCCTTCGACCTGTCATCCAACGACTACGACAATGAAAATGATAACGACAACATTGGAGAACTAGAGAACCAAAATCAGAACAAACCtggcaagaaaaagaaaactccaATCAAATC TAATACTTTCAGAGTGAAAAGGTCGCCAAAGAAATCCCCGTTGTCCGACCCGTCCCAG GATCCTACGCCCACAGATGAAACTCCCTCTCTGCGGCCAAAGGACGACCACGCCACGGACGAGGAGAAGCTGGCCTCCTCCACCGGTCACAAGTGGGCCGCCCTGCACGACATGGAAGCAGATTTGAACTCTGACCAGCAAGACTTCCCTCAGCCGTCCGACCTCACGTCCTTCGTCAATGAGAACAGTCTTCCTCCCCAGACTCCAG TGCAAGACTATGAGATTGAGTACATGGAGAAGCTTGGCTCTGCTTCGCCT CCGCTGTCCGTGAAGAAGCCGTCTTTGTACTTGAAGCTGGACTCCGTATCTGACAGCTTAACCAAGAATACGTGTGCGCATGGATCAGAGCCCAGTTCCCCCTGCACAGG GAGTTTTGAGGAGATGGAGGCCCAGATAACAGCGGATATGAAGACACCAGTGCTGAGCACCCGGTCCGGACCCCAGGGCTCCGCCGGGGACAAAGGCAGGAAGAGAGAGGGCGAGTCCCTCAGCCGAACGCAGAGCGCGGAGAGGGACGAGCAG cagcacagagatgcGTGTTCTCCAGTGGAGAGTGGAGTGTCCAAGAACTCACTTTACACCAGGACCACCACCAGCTACATTGAAGGGGAGAGCACCAACCTGCCCAGAGAACTGGACCACTCGCTGGGAATCGCACGGGATGAG ATCGTAACAAAGGAGAAAGAAGTGCTGGAGTGGCAGAGGAAGTATGAAGACAGCCgacaggaggtggtggagatgaG GAGGATTGTTGCTGAATACGAGAAGACGATCGCACAGATGATTG